TTCGCCGGAAGCCAGCAGTTGCAACGGCTGCGCGCCCGAGGTCCACCAGACAAGGTTCGGTTTCAACGCATCAAGCTTGGCGAAGGCGCGATCGATGCCCTCAGGCGTCGCCAGGACGTCGTAAACCTTGTCTGCCGGCACGCCGTCGGCCATCAGCGCGAATTCGAGCGTATATTTCGGTCCCTTGCGCAGGGCGCGCTTGCCGGGGAATTTCTTCACGTCCCAGAACTCGGCCCAGGATTTGGGGCCATCGGCAATCTTGGCGCCGTCATAAGCGATGGCGGTCGACCAGACGATGGCGCCGACGCCGCAGTCACTCACCGCCGAAGGCAGAAATGCATCCTTGCCGCCAAGCTTGTCCCAGTCCACCTTCTCAAAAAGCCCGTCGGCGCAGCCGAGCGAGAGTTCATCGGCTTCGACCTCCACGGCATCCCAGGAAGGGTTGCCCGCCTTGACCTTTGCCTGAAGGACGCCGATGCCGCCGTCCCAGGCCTCGTCGAGCAGAGGCTTGCCGGTAACATTGGAGAACGGCTTGAAATAGATCTCCCGCTGCGCATCCTGAAAATTCCCGCCCCAGGACGCTATGGTAAGATCCCGGGCCACGCCCGGTCCCGCGGCGAGCGCCAGCGATAGCAGGCCGAGAGCCGTAATCGTCGAAGTGTTCTTGAATTTCATTCGCGTTCCCTTGCTTGTTGAGCGTCCGTCTGACGCCGGTGAAAGCCACGAACCTTGGGATCGTTGGCAATCGCGGCCGCTCGCAAGAGATGGGCAAAGCCGGCGTCTGCAGACTTTACTTGGTGTCGTCTCCGAGGCGGAGCGGCGTGTTGCGGGCAATGCTGGCGGATGTCCGGTAGGGCGGGAAGGCGCTTTTTGTTGACCGCGGTGGACACATGGATGCACCGCTCCCGACCAGTCTTTCCAGGAAAGTGGCCGCACCGCCCCGCAAATTTGATGGTTTCGCTTGCGAAAGGCGAAAAACGCAATTGTCAGCCGGTAGGCGAGTGGTGCATTTTATGCACCACCGTGCACCACTCTTCGTTACGCCAAGATTGCGATTTCCATGGCATATGGAAATGCAGATGGCATTCCGATCTTGGTTCGGCGGAACCAATTTCCGTTCTGGGAGACAGGATTGCGCAGGGGGAAATCATCGCCAGATGAACAGGAAGGCGTTCCGAAACGCGGACGTTTGCCGCCGCTTTCGATGGTGCGCGCCTTCGAGGCGGTCAGCCGCCTGGGGTCGATGCGGCGAGCCGCGGACGATCTCAATCTCAGTCACACCGTCATATCCCGCCACGTCCGCAATCTCGAAGCCTGGTTTGGCACGCGGCTTGTCGATGCCGGACCGCGCGGCATCAGGCTGACGGCGGAAGGCAGGGTTTTTGCCGAGACGGTGGGGGCGGCTTTCGACCTCATCGCCAAATCGACGGCCGAACTGCGTCCGGCAGTCAATCGCACGGTCTTGCGCATCTGGTGCGTGCCCGGTTTCGCGACACGGTGGCTGACGCCGCGCTTCAACCAGCTCCAGCTTGCCTTGCCCGGCATCGATTTCGTGATGCGCGCGACCGATCTCGAGCCGGATTTCACCCGCTATGAGGCCGATGTCGACATCCGCTATTCCGAGGAGCCAAGGGGGAATGTCCGCTGGATCCTGCTGGAAAGGCCGCGCATGTTCCCGGTCACCAGCCCCGAATGGATCAGCCGAAACGCGCCGATACGGACCCTTGACGATCTGGTGCGACAGCCGCTGATCCACGAGGAAAGCCGCGATCAGTGGCGGCAATGGTTTCGCAAGGCTGGCTTCGAGCATGAAGTGACCTTGAATGGCCCGCGGCTGTGGTCGGCCAACCTGACCGTCGACGCGGCGGTGGCCGGCCAAGGCATAGCACTGGCCACCCGCCTGATCGCCGCAGATGATTTGCGCGCCGGGCGGCTCGTCGAATTGCTGGAAACCGACGTCCGGCTCGGCGGCTATTATTTGGTCGGACCTCGGGAGCGTTGGAATGAGGTGACGTCGGCGCGTTTCCGAGCATGGCTGCAGCAGTCGATCGCTGAAACCACCGGAGGTCACGCCTCTCATGAAAGCGGTAATCCCAGTCGATAAGCGTGTGCTCCGATCTCACGTTTTCAAGCTTGCCAATCGCAGCGTCTCGCCGACGAACGCGGTCTTGCCGCCGGTGTAGAAATCCCAATCGTTGCCTGCTTCCGCCGCCAGCCGGCGTTTCAGATCGGCATAGGCCGTGGCCCTTTCGGAGTGATCCCGGAGATAGTCGCGAAACAGGATGCGCTCCCGATGGGCGCGATTACCGCAGCCGCAAAGATAGAGCTTGAAGCCATGACCTTCGTGATCGCGGGTAAAGGCCCAGCGTTTCTCTCCCCTATCGCCGTGGAAGACAAAATCCGCAGCGCGCACCATTTCGATCGCCATCGGCAGAACGTCGTCGGAGATCGTCACGACATCGAGGTCGATCTTTGGCTTGGCCGCAAGTCCAGGCACCGAGGTGCTGCCGATATGGTCGATGGACAGCACGAGATCGCCGAGCAGGGTGGAGATCTCGGCGCTGATGTCGGCAAAGAGCAGCGGCCAAGAAGGATCGTAGTCGACGACCTTGATGGCGCGCATGCCTTCCTTCCGATCTCAGTGAACCTCGGCGAGCAATTCGTCCAGGATCGCGATCATCTTCTGCTCGGCTTCTTCGAGCGAGCCGCTATTGTCGAGTTCCGTCACGTCGTATTCGCCGCGCACCGTCAGCGGTCCGCGGGCAAGCCGCGCCATGATATCCTCATGCGTCTCACGTCCGCGCGCCTCCAGCCGGCCGGCGAGCACTTCGGGGCTGGCGGTGACGTTGATGACCTTCAGCCGCGGGAAGGCCGCCTGAAAGCGGTGCAGCGCCGAGCGCGAGCCGTTGGCGACGACGATATGGCCTCGCGACAGCGCCACCGAGACCTCGGCCGGAATGCCGTATTTCAGGCCGTGCGCTTCCCACCAGACGGCGAAGGAGCCTGACTGCTCCATCGCGGCAAACCCTTCGAGGGAGACGGAAAGATGATCCTCGCCGCCGGCATCGCGGTGGCGGGTGATGACGCGGCGGGTGAAGTGAACGTTTTCACGGCCGGCAAAACGCCGGGCCGCGAGATTCATCAGCGTGTCCTTGCCGGCGCCGCTCGGTCCGACGACGACGACCATGATGCCGCGCTCGGCTCCGGCTGCGGCGTGGGGTTCGCGCGGGCTCATGCGACACGGCGTCCCTGGCGCCAAACGGAGCGTGTCACCGGCACGCCATGCGCGCGGTGGACGCGGACGAGATCGGCGCGCAGTCCCGTCGCGATCCGGCCGCGATCGTCGAGGCTGACGGTGCGGGCGGGCGTCGACGTCACCATGGCGATCGCCTTCGGCAAGGTAATGCTCTCGACTTCATCGGCGAGGATGAAGGGCGCATGCAGCAGGCTGAGCGGCACGTAATCGGAGGACAGCACGTCGAGCACGCCCATCTCGGCGAGGTCGCGGGCGGCGATATTGCCGGAGTGGGACTTGCCGCGCACGATGTTCGGCGCCCCCATCAACACGCTCATGCCGTGTTCGTGCGAGGCGCGGGCGGCGTCGAAGCTGGTCGGGAATTCGGCAAGCCGCACGCCGTTGTCGATCGCCTCGCCGACATGCGACAGGGTCGCATCGTCATGGCTCGCCACTGTGATGCCGCGCTCGGCGCAGACCTTGGCGATGGCGTTGCGATGCGGCGTCGAATTGCGCGCCGATTCCGCCTGGCGCTTGGCGACGAAGCGGGCGAAGACCTCGTCGCTTAAGCCCCGCTTCTTCTGGTAGTAGAAGATATATTGGTCCATCGTCTGGAACTGCCGCTGGCCGGGCGCATGGTCCATCAGCGAGACGAGCCGCACATGCCGGTCGTTTTCGAAATCGGCGAAATGTTCGAGCACATTGTCGGCCGAGACCTCGCAGCGCAGGTGGAGGAGGTGCTCGGCGCGCAGCCGGCCTTCCTTCTCTGCCGACTGGATGGCGTCGGCCATTTCGCGCATCTCTCCATGTTCGAAGCCGCCGTCCTCGTCCGCACCCATGCGCAGGCAGTCGAACACCGTGGTGATGCCGGAGGTGACGATCTGGGCGTCATGCGCCTGGACCGCGGCGGTCTTGTTCCAGCGAATGCCGGGACGCGGCTGGTAATGGCCTTCGAGGTGATCGGTGTGCAGTTCGACGAGGCCGGGAATGACGTAATCGCCTTCGAAATCTTCGCCGGCTACCGAGCTTCCCTCGGAAATGTCGGCGATCTTGCCGTCGCGAATGAGGATCGAGCCTGCGAGGATGTCATCCTCGAGAACGATGCGGGCGTTGGAAAACACGGTCTCTTTGCTCATCTCGTCGGGTCTTTCAGCTTTTGGCGCCGGAAAGCGGCAGCCAGGAATGAACTTTGAACGGGGCGCCGCGCGTTTCCTCGATGAAGACGGCAAGGCCGGAAATCGTAATCGGCCGGCCGGTGAAATCGGCAAAGCGCTCGGTCAGAATGGCTTTCATCACCGCGGCGCGTGTCTCGGGCACCTGGCCGGTAAGCGTCATGTGGAAGCCGAAATCCTCCATCACATAAGGATAACCCCAGCGCTGCAGATTGGCGCGCTGGCTGTCGCTGAGCTTCTCCGGGTTGCGCCGCGCCATATCGGCCTCGGACAACGCTGCGCGAAACGGTTCGAAGGACCTTACCACCTTCGCGGCGAAATCCTGAAGAGGTTGATGAAGAGAACCGGGAACAAGGGCAAAAAAACGGCCGAGCTGGCCGAGCACCAGTTCGGGAATCTCGAAAGCTTCAGTGCGCGCGGCAAACTCCTCGGCGACCGCCATCAGATCCTTCTCGGTGACCGAGGCGGCGAGCGAAAACGGCGCCTTGATCGTCGCGTGAAAGCCGTAGCGGCGCGGGTCGGCGGTCAGTTCGAACTGTTCTGCCGCACCGAGTTGCGCTTCATCCGGCGCAGGATAGGTCTCGCCGCTAAATGCATCGCGGCCGAGCCAGAGCGAGGCCGCGCCGGTCAGGGGATCATCCTTCGGCGGCGAGAAATAGAGAGCGTAGCGCAAGGCTTTTATCCTGGGGATCGTCGAAACGGGGAGCGCACTGTGCAGTGATTTGGCGGCGAACCGCAAGCAGCTCCCGGCTAAAAGATTTCCGTGACAGAATGATGATGGGGAGCAGCCGCCACGACCTCTCGAGCGGATGAATCAGTGGGTTTTCGTGCCCATCAGCCGGTGGCGCAGCGCGTTCGAAGCGGCGTCGAAAAGGAAGACGACGATCAGGATCAGGATGACCATGTAGGCAACGTTTTCCCAGTTGGCGTTGGTGCGCATCGCCTCCCACAATTTAAGCCCGATGCCGCCCGCGCCGACGGCGCCGATGATGGTCGCGCCGCGCACGTTCGATTCCCATTGGTAGAGCGTCTGGCTGACGATGACGGGAACGATCTGCGGCATAATGCCGTAACGCTGGACAAGCACCGGCTGGGCGCCGGTCGATTTGATGCCTTCCCGCGGCTTGTTGTCGATATTCTCCAGCCCTTCGGAATAGAGCTTGCCGAGCGTGCCGGTCTCGGTGAGGAAGATCGCGCCGCTGCCGGCAAGCGGGCCGGGCCCGAAGGCGCGCGTCAGGAACAGCGCCCAGATCAGCATGTCCACCGAGCGCAGGAAATCGAAAAAGCGCTTCAGGATCTGATTGAGCAGCCGGTTCGGCGTGATATTGCGCGCCGCCAGGAAGGCGAGCGGGAAGGCGGTGAGCGACCCCAGCAGCGTGCCGAGGAATGCCATCACGATCGTCTGGAAAAGCTTGGTCCAGACGTCGCCGTGCTGCCATTCACTGTTGTTCCAGATGTCGTCGAAGGCGAGCGACAGATTGGACTGGTCGGGCTTGATGCGCGGCCCGGAGACGATCAGGCCGACGACCTCGCCGACCGGCTTGTCGAAGAAGGACGATTGCGTGTCGAAGATGAAATTCGCCCAGCCGATGAAACGCTTGCGGATTTTCACCCGATCGACGGAGATGCTGACATTGCCGGCAAAGCCGAGATCGGCGAGCACATTGTCATCATAGACGGTCATCCAGCCGGGCACTGGTCCGACGACTTTCGGCGCACCGCTCGAAACATCGACCGGGACGCTGATGCCGTGGGCGGTGACGATCGTCTGGCTCTTCGAAACGGTGACGGTGCGGCTGGTGCCGCTGATCGAAACGGTGATGCTGCCATCGGGATTGTTGACCAGCCAGTCCGGATGCGGATTGTCGCCGAGCGGCGAGAAGCGCGGATAGCGGATGTCGATCGAGCCGTCGTCCTCGATGCGGAATTCCGGCTGAACGTCGTAGCTCACCCATTGGCTGAGATAGATGCCGACGCGCTCCCAATGGGCTTCGGCGAAAAGCTTGGGCAGGTCGAAGAACCAGACGGCATAGAGGCTGTAGAGCAGCGTCGCGATCAGGATCATCAGCCCGCCGAAACGCTGGCGGAACGACCGGTGGAAATATTCCGGATAGCGCGCTTCGATTTCGTTCATGCGGTTTGCGTCGATCACCGTCATGGCAGCCTCAATGTTGCAGGAGGAAGGCATGCTCGCCGACGAGGCGGCGGCGCAGCCACGCGGAGAACTGGTCGACGGCGACGATCGTCACGAACAGCAGCAGAACCAGCGCCATCGTCTTGGCGCCGAAGCCGCGCGAGATCGAAAGCTTCAGTTCCTCGCCGATGCCGCCGCCGCCGACGGCGCCGATGATGGTCGAGGCACGCACGTTGATCTCGAGGCGCAAGAGCGCATAGGAGGTGAAATTCGGCAGCACCTGCGGCAGAGCCGCGAAGCGCACGCGCTCCCACCAGTTGGCGCCGACGGCCTTCATGCCCTCATGCGGCTTCATGTCGATATTCTCGGCCACTTCGTAGAAGAGTTTGCCGAGTGCGCCGATCGTGTGCAGGGTGATGGCGATGATGGCGGCGACCGGCCCGATCGACAGGATCGCCGAAAACAGGCCGGCAATGACGATCTCGGGGAAGGCGCGCAGGAATTCCATCAGACGCTTGGTGAAGACGCGCAGCGGCCAGGAACTCGTCAGGTTGCGCGCGGCAAAAAAGCTCAACGGAACGGCAAAGACGAAGGCGACGATCGTCGAGATCAGCGCCACGTTGATGGTGACGATCATCAGCTCGAAATATTCGGGAATGTAGAAGGCGCCTGATATATAGACGCGACCCTTGTCGAAATTGAATTCTTCGCCGCCCTTGTCGTTGACGCTCGCAATGTCGAAAAGTGCGCGCCAGACATCGTTCCAGTCCTTGGGGATGAGCCAGCTCAAAAAGTCGAAGAGATGCGGCAGGCGGTCGAAGAAATGGCCGGCATTGCTCTCGTCGGCGAAGCGCACGGAACTGACGAAAGCCGCAATCAGGATAACCAGGCCGAGAATAGTGTAGAAACGGCGCCTGGCGACCATCCGCTCCCAGGCGGTGCGGATATCCCCAGTGCTCTGCATGTGCGGCTGTGTATCGGCAACAGTCATGGACGCCTCGCCCGATCAAAGATAAAGGGCGGCCGTTTCCGGCCGCCCCGCATTCCAAAGGCCGATCAGCCGCCGATGGCAGCCTTACGCACTTCGACGACGGTGTTGTAGAATTCGTGCTTGACGGGGGCGTAGCCCTTGTAGTCGCCGCCTTCGATGGCTGCGAAGCACTTGTGATCCTTCTCAGGCAGGGCCGTGAAGAAGGCTGCGAGCTTCGTCTGCCAGTCCTCGCCGAGAGCGTTGCGAACGACGAGCGGGCCGTTCGGGATCAGCGGCGAACGCCAGACTTCAACCAGCTTGTTCGGATCGACGGCGCCCTTGTCGACTTCCTTGCGGAAGGTGCCGGAGGTGTAGCCATCCTTGAAATCGCCGATGCCCGAGCTATCGTCGACGGCGACGTCGACCTTGCCGTCGTAAGCGGCGAGAAGGTTGTTCTCATGGCCGCCGTTGAACTGGGTCGAGGCGAAGAACTTGTCGTTCGGCATGCCCGTGTCCTTCGGGATCTGCGTCAGCGGAACGAGATAGCCCGAGGTGGAATCCGGATCGGCGTAGCCGAGCTTCTTGCCCTTGGCGTCCTGAATGGTCTTGATGCCCGAGGACTTCAGAGCGAGACCGATCGAGTGGTAGCCGGTTGAACCATCCTTCTGCTGCGTCGTCAGGATCGGCGTGACAGCCTTCGGATCCTTGATGTAGACGGCTGCGTAGCCGGAAGCGCCGAGTTCGGCGAAGTCGAGCGTGCCGCCGAGAAGGCCCTGGATAACGCCGTCATAGTCGGCGGCCGGGAAGAGCGAAACCTTCTCGAAGCCGAATTCCTGCTTCAGGTGGTCTGCCAGGCAGGCATAGTTGCGCAGGCGGTCGGTTTCGTTTTCGCCGCCGAGGATGCCGATGCGGAATTCCTTGAGGTCTGCAGCATTGGCGGCGCCGGCGAGCGCGAAGAGCGCCGTTGCCGCAAAGAGTGCTTTCTTCAACATGAGTTCTCTCCTATTGACCGGTATCCCCCGGCCTTCCGTTACGAAGAAGTGTGCCCTTGACGCGGGCGCTCGATCGCTGCCGCCTTGTTCAGAGGCCGGCCAGCGCCAGCGGTTGGATGCCGGCGGTTTGATTGTCTGCCCGCTCCGGGGCGATGTTGATCGACGTCGAGGTCATCGTTTCGTCGATGCCGGCGCCGTCCTTGTCCGTCCCGTAGATTTCCCTTACCGCTTCTGCCGTCAGCTCCGAGGGCTTGCCGTCGAAGACGACGCGGCCGCCGGCCATGCCGACGATGCGCTCACAATAGCTGCGGGCGGTATCGAGCGTGTGGAGGTTGGTGATGACGGTGATGCCCTCGCGCTCGTTGATATCGCGCAGCGCATCCATGACGATCTTCGCGTTCAGCGGGTCGAGTGAGGCGATCGGCTCGTCGGCGAGCACCATCTTCGGGTTCTGCATCAGCGCGCGGGCGATCGCCACGCGCTGCTGCTGGCCGCCGGAAAGCGTGCCGGCCGGCTGCAGCGCCGTCTGTTCGATGCCGAGACGTTCGAGTGCCGCGATGGCATGCACACGCTCCTCGCGGCTGAAAATGTTGAGCAGGCTCAGAAGCGTCGAGCGGTGATTGAGGCGGCCGAGCATGACATTTGTGAGAACGTCGAGGCGCGGCACCAGGTTGAACTGCTGGAAGATCATCGCGCAGTCGCGCTGCCAGTTGCGCAGAGCCCGGCCGCGAAGCCCGGAAACTTCGAGGCCGGCGAAATGAATGGAGCCGGAGCTCGGCTCCTGAAGGCGGTTGATCATGCGCAGCAGCGTCGACTTGCCGGCGCCGGAGCGGCCGATGATGCCGACCATCTGGCCCTGAGGAATGTCGAGCGTGACGGAATCGACGGCGAGCTTTTGTCCGAAACGACGTGTGACATTCTTCAGCTCGAACATCATGCTTTTCCCTTGCACTCCAGGCCTTGGTCAGCATCGCATTAGTCCCGCTTGATGAACCTCACGTGTCATATTTGTGTAAGTCGTGTCACAATTCTTCACCCCTAAATCGGGGGTTTAACCCTCGTAGCGGGAGGAAATCTTCCGCGCTCAGGTTGCGAAAATCGTCCAGAGCCAGGCGCAACCGGTCGTGCTCCCAGTCCCACCAGGAGAGCCTGTCCATCCGCTCGCCGATCTCTTTTGGAAAGCGCTCGCGGATAAGCTTGGCCGGCACGCCGCCGACGATCGTGTAGGGCGCGACGTCCTTGGACACGACGGCGCCGGCCCCGATGACGGCGCCGTTGCCGACGTTGACGCCGGGCAGGATGGTCGCTCCGTGGCCGATCCAGACGTCATTGCCGATCGTCACCCGGTTTGCGCGCCGCCATTCGAAGAAATCCGTTTCCATATCGCCATCCGGCCAATAGTCGGCGGCCCGATAGGTGAAATGATGCAGCGTCGCGCGCCAGGTCGGATGGTTGGTGGCGTTGATCCGCACGGCGGCGGCGATATTGACGAACTTGCCGATCGTCGCGCACCAGACGGAGCCGTCCTGCATGATGTAGGAATAGTCGCCGAACGTGGCTTCGCTGATGCGGCAGCGTTCGGACACCTCCGTATAACGCCCGAAGGTGGAATCGCTGACGGATGCCGTCTCATGGACGTAAGGCTCGATACCAAGCTTGCGGCTCATGCGGCAATCTTTCTCGGCGAAAACTGCTGGACGTCGAGGGTCCGGTCGGCGACGGCTTCGCGCACTTCCTCATCGTGGAAGATGCCGAGAAGGGCGACGCCCGCCTTCTTCTTTTCCGCGATCATCTCGACGACGACGGCGCGGTTGCGGGCATCGAGCGAGGCCGTGGGTTCATCGAGAAGCAGGATCGTATGCTCGGTGATGAAGCCGCGGGCAATGTTGACGCGTTGCTGCTCGCCGCCGGAGAAGGTGGCGGGCGGAAGCTGCCAGAGCGCTTCCGGCAGGTTGAGCTTGGCAAGCAGGGCGCCGGCCTTTTCCCGTGCCGAAGCGGCTTCCTCGCCGCGCGCCACCAGTGGTTCGGCAACCACGTCGATTGCCGCCACGCGCGGCACGGTGCGCAGGAACTGGCTGACATAGCCGAGCGTGTTGCGCCGCACGTTGAGCACGGTGCGCGGATCGGCTGAGGCCAGATCGACGATGCGCCCATCGTGGCGGATGAGGATCTGGCCGGTATCAACGGCATAATTGCCGTAGATCATCTTGAGCAGCGAGCTCTTTCCGATGCCCGAGGGGCCGCCGAGCACGACGCACTCGCCTGAGGCGACCGAGAACGCGACATCGGAGACAACAGGCAGCCTGATGCCGTCGCGCAGGTGCATGGTGAAGCTCTTCGAGACTTCGGAAACGACGAGGGGCGTTGCCATGATTTGTTCTTCCTTGGTTTGGGACCTCAGACCTGCAGGATCGAGGAGACGAGCAGCTGCGTATAGGGTTCGCGCGGATCGTCGAGCACGCGGTCGGTGAGCCCGTGTTCGATGACGTAGCCGTCCTTCATCACCATCATCCGGTGCGAGAGCAGGCGGGCGACGGCAAGATCGTGGGTGACGATAATGGCCGAGAGGCCGAGATTGTTGACAAGGCCGCGCACCAGATCGAGCAGGCGCGCCTGCACCGAAACGTCGAGGCCGCCTGTGGGTTCGTCCATGAAGACGAGGCGCGGGCCGGTGACGAGATTGCGGGCGATCTGCAGGCGCTGGCGCATGCCGCCGGAAAAGGCGCGCGGCTGGTCGTCGATGCGGTCGGCGTCGATCTCGACGCGTTCAAGCCAGTCGATCGCCGAGGCGCGGATCTTGCCGTAGTGCCGGTCGCCAATCGCCATCAGCCGTTCGCCGACATTGGCGCCGGCCGATACCGTCATGCGCAGGCCGTCGGCCGGGTTCTGGTGCACGAAGCCCCAGTCCGTGCGCATCAGGAAGCGCCGCTCGGCCTCGTTCATGCGGTAGAGATCGCGGTAGCTGCCGTCGCGCATGTGATATTCGACGCTGCCGGTACTCGGCAGCAGCCGGGTGGAGAGGCAGTTGAGCAGGGTCGTTTTGCCGGAGCCGGATTCCCCGACGATGGCGAGCACTTCGCCGGGCCAGAGCTCGAAGGAGACGTCGCGGCAGCCGATGCGGTTGCCGTAGAATTTGGAAACGTCATGGACTTTGAGAAGCGGGATATCGCTCATTCTGCAGCCTCCCGGGCCAGCATCTCGCCGGCATGCCCCTGCGCGCGGCGGTCTCCGCAATGATCGGTGTCTGAGCAGACGAACATGCGCCCGCCCTTGTCGTCGAGAACCACTTCGTCGAGATAGACATCTTCAGCGCTGCAAAGGGCGCAGGGCTTGTCGAAGCGCTGGATATCGAAGGGATAATCCTCGAAATCCAGGCTGACGACGTCGGTATAGGGCGGAACCGCATAGATGCGTTTCTCGCGTCCGGCGCCGAAGAGCTGCAGCGCATCCGACATGTGCATCTTCGGATTGTCGAATTTCGGCGTCGGCGACGGGTCCATGACATAGCGGCCGTGGACCTTCACCGGATAGGCGTAGGTCCGCGAGATGCGGCCGTTATGGGCGATGTCCTCGTAGAGCTTCACATGCATGAGCCCGTATTCTTCGAGCGCATGCATCTTGCGGGTTTCGGTCTCGCGCGGTTCGAGGAAACGCAGCGGTTCGGGGATAGGCACCTGGTAGACGAGCACCTGGCCGGCCTTGAGCTTTTCCTCCGGAATACGGTGACGCGTCTGGATGATCGTCGCGTCGCTGGTATGGGTCGTTACCGCGACATTGGCGACCTTCTGGAAGAAGGCGCGGATGGAAACGGCGTTGGTCGTGTCGTCGGCGCCCTGGTCGATGACCTTGAGCACGTCATCAGGCCCGATGATCGAGGCCGTCACCTGCACGCCGCCGGTGCCCCAGCCGTAGGGCATCGGCATTTCGCGCGAGGCGAAGGGCACCTGGTAGCCCGGAATGGCGATCGCCTTCAGGATGGCGCGGCGGATCATCCGCTTGGTCTGTTCGTCGAGATAGGCGAAGTTGTAGCTGGCGAGATCGGTCATTCGGCGGCTTCCTTCATGTCTTCGCCGCCGTTGCGGCCGGCTTCGAATTCGCGGCGCATGCGGCGGACGAGATCGAGTTCGGCCTGGAAGTCCACATAATGCGGAAGCTTCAGGTGCTCGACGAAGCCTGTCGCCTGGACGTTGTCGGAATGGGAAATGACGAATTCCTCGTCCTGTGCCGGCGCGGTTATATCCTCGCCAAGCTCTTCGGCGCGAAGCGCCCGATCAACAAGCGACATCGCCATCGCCTTGCGCTCGCTCTGGCCGAAGACCAAGCCGTAGCCGCGGGTGAATTGCGGCGGCGCCTTGGCCGAACCCTTGAACTGGTTGACCATCTGGCATTCGGTGATCTGGATGACACCGAGCGAGACGGCAAAACCAAGTTCCGGCACGTCGAATTCCACCTCGACCTCGCCGATGCGGATTTCACCGGTGAAGGGGTGGTTGCGGCCATAGCCGCGCTGGGTGGAATAACCGAGCGCCAGCAGGAAGCCCTCGTCGCCGCGGGCAAGCGCCTGCAGGCGCAGGTCGCGCGTCATCGGGAATTCCATCGG
This Rhizobium acidisoli DNA region includes the following protein-coding sequences:
- the phnD gene encoding phosphonate ABC transporter substrate-binding protein: MLKKALFAATALFALAGAANAADLKEFRIGILGGENETDRLRNYACLADHLKQEFGFEKVSLFPAADYDGVIQGLLGGTLDFAELGASGYAAVYIKDPKAVTPILTTQQKDGSTGYHSIGLALKSSGIKTIQDAKGKKLGYADPDSTSGYLVPLTQIPKDTGMPNDKFFASTQFNGGHENNLLAAYDGKVDVAVDDSSGIGDFKDGYTSGTFRKEVDKGAVDPNKLVEVWRSPLIPNGPLVVRNALGEDWQTKLAAFFTALPEKDHKCFAAIEGGDYKGYAPVKHEFYNTVVEVRKAAIGG
- a CDS encoding DapH/DapD/GlmU-related protein, whose product is MSRKLGIEPYVHETASVSDSTFGRYTEVSERCRISEATFGDYSYIMQDGSVWCATIGKFVNIAAAVRINATNHPTWRATLHHFTYRAADYWPDGDMETDFFEWRRANRVTIGNDVWIGHGATILPGVNVGNGAVIGAGAVVSKDVAPYTIVGGVPAKLIRERFPKEIGERMDRLSWWDWEHDRLRLALDDFRNLSAEDFLPLRGLNPRFRGEEL
- the phnL gene encoding phosphonate C-P lyase system protein PhnL, giving the protein MATPLVVSEVSKSFTMHLRDGIRLPVVSDVAFSVASGECVVLGGPSGIGKSSLLKMIYGNYAVDTGQILIRHDGRIVDLASADPRTVLNVRRNTLGYVSQFLRTVPRVAAIDVVAEPLVARGEEAASAREKAGALLAKLNLPEALWQLPPATFSGGEQQRVNIARGFITEHTILLLDEPTASLDARNRAVVVEMIAEKKKAGVALLGIFHDEEVREAVADRTLDVQQFSPRKIAA
- a CDS encoding carbon-phosphorus lyase complex subunit PhnI, translated to MYVAVKGGEAAIANAHRLLADRRRGDRSLPAIGIDQIVAQLALAVDRVMAEASLFDRTLAALAVRQSRGDMIEAIFLLRAYRTTLPRFGYSRPLDTADMTIERRISATYKDLPGGQLLGPTFDYTHRLLDPSLLQDEAIEEPALRPAETGRVMRVSEILGEEGLIEADGDMPEDHEIGDLTREPMEFPMTRDLRLQALARGDEGFLLALGYSTQRGYGRNHPFTGEIRIGEVEVEFDVPELGFAVSLGVIQITECQMVNQFKGSAKAPPQFTRGYGLVFGQSERKAMAMSLVDRALRAEELGEDITAPAQDEEFVISHSDNVQATGFVEHLKLPHYVDFQAELDLVRRMRREFEAGRNGGEDMKEAAE
- the phnC gene encoding phosphonate ABC transporter ATP-binding protein, which codes for MFELKNVTRRFGQKLAVDSVTLDIPQGQMVGIIGRSGAGKSTLLRMINRLQEPSSGSIHFAGLEVSGLRGRALRNWQRDCAMIFQQFNLVPRLDVLTNVMLGRLNHRSTLLSLLNIFSREERVHAIAALERLGIEQTALQPAGTLSGGQQQRVAIARALMQNPKMVLADEPIASLDPLNAKIVMDALRDINEREGITVITNLHTLDTARSYCERIVGMAGGRVVFDGKPSELTAEAVREIYGTDKDGAGIDETMTSTSINIAPERADNQTAGIQPLALAGL
- the phnK gene encoding phosphonate C-P lyase system protein PhnK, whose protein sequence is MSDIPLLKVHDVSKFYGNRIGCRDVSFELWPGEVLAIVGESGSGKTTLLNCLSTRLLPSTGSVEYHMRDGSYRDLYRMNEAERRFLMRTDWGFVHQNPADGLRMTVSAGANVGERLMAIGDRHYGKIRASAIDWLERVEIDADRIDDQPRAFSGGMRQRLQIARNLVTGPRLVFMDEPTGGLDVSVQARLLDLVRGLVNNLGLSAIIVTHDLAVARLLSHRMMVMKDGYVIEHGLTDRVLDDPREPYTQLLVSSILQV
- a CDS encoding alpha-D-ribose 1-methylphosphonate 5-phosphate C-P-lyase PhnJ — protein: MTDLASYNFAYLDEQTKRMIRRAILKAIAIPGYQVPFASREMPMPYGWGTGGVQVTASIIGPDDVLKVIDQGADDTTNAVSIRAFFQKVANVAVTTHTSDATIIQTRHRIPEEKLKAGQVLVYQVPIPEPLRFLEPRETETRKMHALEEYGLMHVKLYEDIAHNGRISRTYAYPVKVHGRYVMDPSPTPKFDNPKMHMSDALQLFGAGREKRIYAVPPYTDVVSLDFEDYPFDIQRFDKPCALCSAEDVYLDEVVLDDKGGRMFVCSDTDHCGDRRAQGHAGEMLAREAAE